ACGCTCGGCTTCGCGACGGACGGCGTCACCCATCACCACGACGGGGATACCTTCTTCACGGGCGACCTTGACGAACTCGCCTTTGCCAGCCCCCGGCATCCCGACTACGCAGATGAGCATCCGGAGATCACCCCCTGAACGTTCTCTGAAACAGAACGATCTGTACGGGTATTTTAAGACTCAGTCACACGGTCCAGGAAGCGGCGGAGTCGGGGAGACCTAATCCGCTCCAGCAGCTCGGCTGCAAGTCTCATGAGCTCTCGATGCACCGGGTAAGGATCCCCGGACTTGCAGCCGAAAGCTGCCGTGTACTCGGCAGGATCGCGACGATCGGGCCCTTCTCCGTACACTACTTCGGCGATCAACGCCAGGGCACGGACTAGACCCCGTCCGACGCCGCGCACGGCCAGGAACTCCTTGAAATCGGTTGGATTGACCTCATACAGGCGCAGCAGAGCGTCTCGATCGAGACGCCTTGGCACCCATCCGTCGGGCACTTCGACGCCACCCTCTATACCCAGGTATTCATCGAGCGGTCCTGAGACGCTGTTCCTGACAGCCCTCCACTCTCGCAACACGCGGTCCGGACCATCCCCAACTAGATCGAGTACGATCTCCCGACACTTATCGGCTCGATCCCCCTGAAGCGACAGGACTTTCCTCGCCTCATCCGCCACCACCGGATGTCCCTCCACAAACTCCGAGACTTCGCTGTCGAGCCAGTGGTAACGTCGCGCGGTCTTCCGATCGACGTCCATTCCCTGCTGGATCACCACCCACCTACCGTTTTCGTCGAACACGATAACGTGGTGGTAGAGGTCGTGACCATCTTGGAGACACACGGAGTCCGACCGTGCCGTTAGACGGCTAGCCGTCACCAATGGTCGGGGATCCAAATCCATCCGATCGGCGAGCTCCCGCACGCGCTCCGGGGTTTCAAGGGCCAGTCGTCCTTTCCCACCAGCGACGGCGATCCCGTGTTCTTCGGGATCCAACGCCTCACGGAGCGCCGCCGTGACGACTGTAGTACTACCGGACGTATCCCGCTCATACCCTAGCAGACACGCCAGGGATTGGAACCATCTCGGATCTGCGAGCCTCTCTAGAGCCCCGTCAGCACCGTGCTCCTCCACCAGAAGTCTGAATAACGCCCTGGATAGTTTCACCATCTCGGGAAAATGACGGGGTGGAGGACACTTCACGAGACGCAGCTCCGCTGCGCGGGGCATCGCCGCCGGTCCCCCAAACGTTATGAATTTCGTAACGGTTCCTGACTTGGTGCCGGGGCCGGGATTTGAACCCGGGACCTCGGGGTATCCCAGGCCGGTTCACCTCTCGAGGTCATCGGGCCCTATGAGCCCCGCGCTCTACCAGGCTAAGCTGCCCCGGCTGCGCCCGCGGGAGACCCCCCTCTCGAATTAAAAAAGTTACGTGGGGCGGTCCCCTATGGAGCTGCTCCTAACGCTCGTTCCGGACGTTCGACCGGATGAGACCGAGAGAATGGCACGGAAAATACAGGACAGGCTCAAATTACCCGCGGAGCCCGATCCTCTGAAACCGGTTCGCAGGCTTAGGATTAAGGGCGTAGAAGATCCAGACGTGGTCGTTAATAGGCTGAGAGAGAAATTCCCTGAGGTATCTCGGATCGTGATCGTGAAGCATAGAGGCCGATCCAACGATCTCGATAGGATCGCCGCGCTGGCGGCTAAACTCGCGAAAAATGAAATATTGCCGCATCATACCTTCGCCGTCGACGCCAGGAGACTCGACAAGGATCTTCCCTACACGTCCCGTGATCTGGCCATCGAAGTCGGCGAAGCGGTGCGGCAGGCCACGGGTGCGTCCGTGGATCTCGACAGCCCGGACCGGTACGTGGACGTCCACGTGTCCCGACGTGGATACTTGATCGGAATCACTCCAGCAACACTGAGGGAGCCGCACCGGGGTTGGCTTCCGTCCGGCGCCTTTAAGCACATTCACGTGTGCTGTGAGCGACCGGAGACGGGGTACGAGATCGCCGACTTAATCCGGATAACCGCGGCACTGAAACTGGGAAGCCTGATATTGGTGGAGCCGAACCGAGACGCCGTTCGGGGGGCCGAGAAAAAGGTGGGGGCCTCTTCGCTTATCGACCTTCGAATCGAAAGGGACCTGAAAGAAGCGTTGGCAGGGTTCGACGTCGTAGTCGGTTTACATCCGACGGCGCCGAACGCCGAGCGGGAACTCCTACGGGCTGTGAAAGGAGCGGACCAGATCTGCCTCCTGACGGGATCCGAGACTAAAGGGCTCAGTCGAGAAGCGAAGGAACTCGCGGACGTGCTCGTACACCTAGGACCGACGACGGCCGAGCCTATGCGGACCGCCAACGCGGTAGCGTACGCTGTAGGTGTGATGGCCGCCAGAACGGTTGGCTTAGGGTCAGCCACCGCTCCCACTCTTCATCGGTGATATCCTCGTAGACCCGGTTGACACATCATCCCCGACTACACGGGAAAGCCGCTTTACGGACCACGGGCCGCAGGTCCGGGGAGTGTTCGATATTGGTCCTAGAAAGGATCTTCGAGGAGACTAAAAGCGAAGGACGTGGCGCGTTGATCGGGTACTTAACCTGTGGATACCCGGGACTCGAAGAAACCATCTTACTGGCTAGGGCGCTCCGTGATGGAGGTGTGGACATCTTGGAACTCGGGGTTCCGTTCTCCGAGCCCATCGCCGACGGTCCGACGATACAGAAGGCGGTAGACGAGGCGTTGCGGGCGGGCACTACACCATGGGATTGCTTGGAAGTCGCAAAGGAGGTGTCCGAGTTCGTTCCCGTCGTGCTCCTGTGTTACTATAACACGCTCCACGCCAACGGGTTGGAGCGGTATCTCTCGACGGCGGCGGAGGCCGGTGTCTCCGGAATCATAGTTGCGGACATGCCGGTCGAGGAATCCGACGAGGTCCATTCCGTCGCTCGAGATCTCGGAATCGACGTGATCTACCTAGTAGCCCCTTCAACGACTGATGAGCGACTGAAGAAGATAGGGGAGAGGGCCTCAGGGTTCGTGTACGTGATCTCCAGGTACGGCGTCACCGGAGCACGACGGGATCTTTCCGAAGGTACTCTGGAGCTCGTTCGTTGGGTGCGTGACCACATCGACCTACCTGTAGCCGTGGGATTCGGGATTTCGGAGCGTTGGCACGTGGAGGAGGTAATAGCCGCTGGCGCTGACGGGGCGATCGTCGGATCGGCGTTCATCGAGGAAATACACAAGTCCGAGGACATAGCGGAAGCAGAGAAGCGGGTTAAAGAGCTAGCAAAAGAGTTAGTGGAGGGTGCCCGGGACGGGTACCGTCGAAGATCATCCTCTGAGTGATCTATCTGCGGCTTCTTTTAGCTTCGCAGCTAATCGTTTAGCCGCCCGGCTCAGCGCTCTCTCCGCCTCCTCCTCGAGTACTTCATCCGCGATCTCCAAGGCTCGCTCGACAACTTTCTGTGCCTTTTCCGGATCTGACAATTCGGACTTTTTGCGTCTCAGTTCGTCCTGCAACATCCTCTCTAGATGCGCGTAAGCGCGGTCGGATAGCGGAGGGACAAATCGTTCGTAGAACTCCGAACTTAATGTTTCTTTCACCGAGCTTCGATTAACCTCGAGCCTCTCCGCCAAGTATACCTCATGCCAGAGCCTGAGGATCCTCTCACGCGCCTTCTCCGAGGCGATGACACGACGGGTCACGCTCACTCCTCCCCTAACTTGAGGTGCTTCTCAAGCTCCTCCAGAACTTTGTGAACGCCGCGCTCGGCTACGTACCCTAACCTCCAGTCGACATCCTCAAGCGCCCGCTCCACGGTCTTACACACTGCCTCCACGATCCAGCGGTACTCGTCGACGTCGATCCCGGCGTCACGTAATCTCTTGTAGTACCGACTGCGGAAGTTGACGGCGAAACGCTCCAGCTCCCTCTTCACCTCGTTGGAAAGTTCGATGGGGTCCAGTTCTTCCCTAACACGATTTGAGAGATCTGAAATTACCTCCTCGGTGTGTCCAGCCGTCAACGGTCAACCCCCGCGATCCGAGGGATAGACGCAAAGAAAACGTAAAGGAATGACAAAAAATTTCCGACGGGTAGATAGGGGTCGGAAAGTCCGCCTACGGTCATCCCTCAGGGGTCCCACAAGGCTGAATTCGTCATCCCCACCTCCGCGCAAAGCTTTTTACGACTTCGCACTTTCATCACATGCGCGGGGAGTCGGGCCCGCAGCTCAGTCCGGTTAGAGCGCGGGGCTCATAACCCCGTGGTCCCGGGTTCAAATCCCGGCGGGCCCACCCTAGAAACGTTATGTAATTTATAACCTTTCATTCGAGAGTACCCATTACGTGAAGACGAACGGGACGGGGTACAAGACGGCTACCATGGACATCACCTTCCAGTCCAGCTCGTTACTGCGGCCGTAAAAGTACAGCAGCGTCATCGCCGCGAGTGGTACGGTGATGGTTACCAATTCCCTAGAACCGAGGCGCCAGCTCGTGAACAGGAGTCCTACAGCGACTGGAAACGTCGCTTGGAATACTATCGCACCTGTCACATTACCCAGGGCCAGGTCGTCACGGCCTTTCAGATACCAGATCACGCTGTTCAGCTTCTCTGGGAGTTCCGTGGCGACCGGTGCGAGAAGACACGACACAGTGAACGGGTCGGCTCCGAGTCTCTCCGCTAGTCGTTCCACCGCATCCGCGAATCCGTGCGCCCCAACTACCAACAGAGCGACCGAACCGACGAGGAACACGGCGGCCAACAGACCCGCCAGTACTGGATGTGCCATTTCGAACTTGATGGAAGGCCGCTCAACCACGTCCCCGGCCCTCAGGAGCTGTCGTACGTAGGCTAGATACAGCAGGAACAGCACGGCTGCAACGGTGAAATGGGCAGGTTTGAAATCCACAAGTGATACCGCGAGTACTAAGGAGTACGCCACCAGAAAATGTCGGACATCCAAGCTAAAGTGGGAGGTCTCTATTACGGGTCGCCGCCGGCGACCCATTAAGTACGCCGCGAGCACCGAAAGACCTCCTATTCCCATAGCGACCGTCGACAACATCAGGGGAGCGCCTAAAATGGCACCTATAGCTACCCCTTCCCGGTATCCCGAGACGATCGCTACGATAGGTACTAAGGTTTCGGGTAGAGCTGTGGCCACTGCGGCTATGAAGCTCCCGGTGAATCCAGACGGTAACTTGAACCGATAACCGATCCACTCGACGGTGTTCGTGAACAGCCAGGCACCCAGGAGCAAGGCCCCGAAGCTGGCCGCTATCTGCGCTATCAGCGTCAAGGGGGCCAATCCCCGTGTCCGGGACGATCAAACTGAGCCGGTGTGGTCTTCGGGCTCCCACGTGCGAGCCCGTCCGGAGATCTTACTTCGAACGACTTCGCAGGTACCGCGATTATCAGGTGAGGGAACTCTACGAGTCGGGTGTACGGATAAAGGTGTTGGCTCAAGTGTTCGACCTCTCCGATGGGAAAATCAAGGACATCCTCCTCTCGCCGCCACGGTGCGCGCGCTGCGGCAAACCGCTCCGCACGAACGTGCCGTTATGCTCCGAGTGCGAACGGGTGCTGGAGGAAGATGATAGGAGCCGTACTGATGGGAGGCAAAGGCCAGAGGCTCGGCGGTGACAAACCTTGGCTGACGGTGAACGGTCGGCCGATCGTAGAATGGGCGGCGAAAATGCTGCGTAAGATCGGTTGCGAGGAGGTCTACGCGGTTTCACCCCGTAGGGACGGGCGCTGGGATGGGCCATGGCTGCGAGACAGTAAAGGCTCAGGACCTATGGCGGGCGTGAGAGCGGTGTTCCGAGAGTTCCCGAACGAGATAGTGTGCGTGACATCATGCGACGTCGTATTCGACCCAAGGATGTTTCGAGAAGTCGCCGAACCCCCTTGTCACACCCGCGAGACCTTGTTCCCGTTCCTGGTACACGCGGAGGACGCACCGGAACACCGCACCGTTAGAGGGTTCCTGAAGAACATAGGATCCAAGGAATTGGAGGTACCGGCGACGGACCTGGATAAGTTAGAGGATTTACCTCGATATCGAGCACTACTCTCCCGGATCACCGGATGAACTTCCCTCTCCGCCTGCGTTGGTACTCTTCGATACAACGCAATATGCGCTCTTTTTCCCGCTCCCGCTCGCGTTCTTCCCACCGCTTCCGAGCTCTCCTCACGGCCCTCCGAAGCTCGTCCGACTCCACGAGGGCCAGAGTACCTGCCCTCCTCACAGTTACGTCTTCACCCTCGCGGAGTAGTGGCAAATCGAGGCGACGAAACTCCTCCAAAGCGTGTTCCGGTATCGACGCATCCTCAGGTACGATCACGGCCTCAGGACTCAGGTCGGAGAGCTCCCTGACGTTTGACTCACTCATGCCACTGGGATCTTCGACGTAAAGCACGAACACTGGTGGGGTCTCTAACTCCGAGAGCGCATCGTGCGACGCTTTCTCCACCTCGACGACCGGTATTCCCTTACCCGACCGAAGGATAGCATTGAGTCTCTCGGCCCGTCTCAACTCCCGTTCTAGGCGTTCCCGACGCGACTTTTCGCGGATCAGTTCACGTCTTAAGAGCTCGATCTCACGCTCCTTAGCTTCGAGCTTACGACCTATCTTTTCTTCGACGAGCTCCTCTATCCTATCACGCATCCGATCCAACTTCCTTTGGAGCTCTTCGTTTTCGCGCTTGAGACGCTCAACGAGGCGTTCTAAGTGCTCTATCTCATGCTCGTACTTCTCGACCTTTTTCTCGTATGCACGCAGTTCTTTCTTCAATGAGGCGATGCGCTCACGGTATCGATGGATCTTCTCGCGCTCTTCCCTCCGTTCACGCTCCACTTGACGCTCTTCTTCCACTATCCGGAGAGCGTCCACAACCGGGAGTCCCTTGATCACGTAGCTGGCGGCCCGGAGTATGTCCCGACGTTTGATCTCTTCCGAAGCTTTGTGCTCGACCTTACGCAGAGCTGGCTTCACGATCGCGTGGTATGCCTTTACCGCTGCAGCAAGCGCGTCACGTTGGTGGGTGTCCCTGGGTCTGACGTTCTGGTCCTGCCGGGCGAGATGTCCTTTCACGAGTTCACGTTTCTCGTCCACCGAGAGTCGGCGATCCGGCACGTAAAGCCGTGCTCCCAGGGATCGGGCCAACCGTCGAACGGTCTGAGGGACGGGAGTAACGTCGGTGGCGACTACCGCAGGTCTGCCCAGCGACTCGATCCGCTCGGTGAGCTCGCTGAAGGATAGCTCACGGGAACTCTCGAGGTGTACGACCTCGCCATCCGCGTTGAGAACTGCCAAAGCCGTAGTCGTCCCGGGGTCCACGCCGATGGTGAGAAGCTCACGGCGGTGGGAGGTATCCCGGAACGTGATCCGGTCGCGAAGTACGGGCTCGACGTCGATTTTAATCTCCCGCGCGTCGACCTTGTTCACGACGGGTTTCACGCGATCGTACCGATCATACACGGTGAACTCGGCGCTGGCGTATCCTCCCTCGGCCTTTCTGACCCGAAGATCGTACTCCATCCCCTCCGCTTCGAGGAGCCGTTGGAGCTCTCTCGTGGCTCTCTTCACCGCGGCGTGCAGGTTCCTAGCGTA
Above is a window of Methanopyrus sp. SNP6 DNA encoding:
- a CDS encoding sodium:calcium antiporter; this encodes MTLIAQIAASFGALLLGAWLFTNTVEWIGYRFKLPSGFTGSFIAAVATALPETLVPIVAIVSGYREGVAIGAILGAPLMLSTVAMGIGGLSVLAAYLMGRRRRPVIETSHFSLDVRHFLVAYSLVLAVSLVDFKPAHFTVAAVLFLLYLAYVRQLLRAGDVVERPSIKFEMAHPVLAGLLAAVFLVGSVALLVVGAHGFADAVERLAERLGADPFTVSCLLAPVATELPEKLNSVIWYLKGRDDLALGNVTGAIVFQATFPVAVGLLFTSWRLGSRELVTITVPLAAMTLLYFYGRSNELDWKVMSMVAVLYPVPFVFT
- a CDS encoding molybdenum cofactor guanylyltransferase, producing MIGAVLMGGKGQRLGGDKPWLTVNGRPIVEWAAKMLRKIGCEEVYAVSPRRDGRWDGPWLRDSKGSGPMAGVRAVFREFPNEIVCVTSCDVVFDPRMFREVAEPPCHTRETLFPFLVHAEDAPEHRTVRGFLKNIGSKELEVPATDLDKLEDLPRYRALLSRITG
- a CDS encoding DUF763 domain-containing protein, with protein sequence MPRAAELRLVKCPPPRHFPEMVKLSRALFRLLVEEHGADGALERLADPRWFQSLACLLGYERDTSGSTTVVTAALREALDPEEHGIAVAGGKGRLALETPERVRELADRMDLDPRPLVTASRLTARSDSVCLQDGHDLYHHVIVFDENGRWVVIQQGMDVDRKTARRYHWLDSEVSEFVEGHPVVADEARKVLSLQGDRADKCREIVLDLVGDGPDRVLREWRAVRNSVSGPLDEYLGIEGGVEVPDGWVPRRLDRDALLRLYEVNPTDFKEFLAVRGVGRGLVRALALIAEVVYGEGPDRRDPAEYTAAFGCKSGDPYPVHRELMRLAAELLERIRSPRLRRFLDRVTES
- a CDS encoding DUF460 domain-containing protein, which codes for MIVVGIDIVRSKPPEYAVAILEDGEEVLKRRLSKRELFDLILSLKPDVVAVDDVYELLNGASELLELVKSHPELKLVQVTGKPGNQRSLQRLAREHGLPTPDPRNPEEEALTCARLAELGVGVEAFVLEDETRVRIGRLRRPGQGGYSQSRYARNLHAAVKRATRELQRLLEAEGMEYDLRVRKAEGGYASAEFTVYDRYDRVKPVVNKVDAREIKIDVEPVLRDRITFRDTSHRRELLTIGVDPGTTTALAVLNADGEVVHLESSRELSFSELTERIESLGRPAVVATDVTPVPQTVRRLARSLGARLYVPDRRLSVDEKRELVKGHLARQDQNVRPRDTHQRDALAAAVKAYHAIVKPALRKVEHKASEEIKRRDILRAASYVIKGLPVVDALRIVEEERQVERERREEREKIHRYRERIASLKKELRAYEKKVEKYEHEIEHLERLVERLKRENEELQRKLDRMRDRIEELVEEKIGRKLEAKEREIELLRRELIREKSRRERLERELRRAERLNAILRSGKGIPVVEVEKASHDALSELETPPVFVLYVEDPSGMSESNVRELSDLSPEAVIVPEDASIPEHALEEFRRLDLPLLREGEDVTVRRAGTLALVESDELRRAVRRARKRWEEREREREKERILRCIEEYQRRRRGKFIR
- the trpA gene encoding tryptophan synthase subunit alpha, whose translation is MVLERIFEETKSEGRGALIGYLTCGYPGLEETILLARALRDGGVDILELGVPFSEPIADGPTIQKAVDEALRAGTTPWDCLEVAKEVSEFVPVVLLCYYNTLHANGLERYLSTAAEAGVSGIIVADMPVEESDEVHSVARDLGIDVIYLVAPSTTDERLKKIGERASGFVYVISRYGVTGARRDLSEGTLELVRWVRDHIDLPVAVGFGISERWHVEEVIAAGADGAIVGSAFIEEIHKSEDIAEAEKRVKELAKELVEGARDGYRRRSSSE
- a CDS encoding THUMP domain-containing protein; this encodes MELLLTLVPDVRPDETERMARKIQDRLKLPAEPDPLKPVRRLRIKGVEDPDVVVNRLREKFPEVSRIVIVKHRGRSNDLDRIAALAAKLAKNEILPHHTFAVDARRLDKDLPYTSRDLAIEVGEAVRQATGASVDLDSPDRYVDVHVSRRGYLIGITPATLREPHRGWLPSGAFKHIHVCCERPETGYEIADLIRITAALKLGSLILVEPNRDAVRGAEKKVGASSLIDLRIERDLKEALAGFDVVVGLHPTAPNAERELLRAVKGADQICLLTGSETKGLSREAKELADVLVHLGPTTAEPMRTANAVAYAVGVMAARTVGLGSATAPTLHR